The Cutaneotrichosporon cavernicola HIS019 DNA, chromosome: 3 region GGGGATAATGATACTGAGACTGAGACTGATACTGATGACAGTGGAGACCTGGAACGcgggagtggaggtggggtggggtggaggTATGAAGGCGGAATCTAAACCACGTGCAGAAATGGAGCGGGAGTATTCTGAGCTGAAAGACTTAGCAACTTGTTCGTTCTGATAtcctgccccactctgaCCGGTGCTTATGAGCCATAGTACAGCCCATGTGATCCAGGCCATCTGCACGCGAACGCGAACCCAACCTACCCGCTGCTGCTCCAACCCCACACTCGCTGCCCCCGCATCGCTCGCTCACTGCACATTGCCCTCGTGTCGgcccactcgccactcgcAACTGTCCCTCGTGTGCCCCGTAAAGGATATGATCCATCATACACGACACCGCGGTGTCCCCGCGTTGTCCCCCAATGCTAAATCCGCTCATGCCTCAATGGCAGCGACGGTCTTGCCGGTCTTGACGTGGTCAAGGTCCTTGGagcgcgcgacctcggACTCGGGAGTCGAGAGGATGATCTCGATGTGGCACGGGTGACCCTGGAAGGGGTTGCTGAGGGTTAGCTCTTAATCTAGCAACCTAGTAACAAGACTCACATGCGACCGTGGGCGCGGTaagtgcggcggcgggtcTTGGGGGCCTGCTGGACGACAATGTTCTTGATGAAGAGCTCGTCCGAAGCAaggtccttggcgtcggcgttcGACTCGGCGTTCTTAAGGAGACGAAGAACGAAGCCGACAGACTTGACGGGCCAGCGACCCTTGGTCGTCTTGAACGCCTTGGCCTGGCCAGTACGGCCCATCGACCCGTCGAACCGGCGGAAGGGGATGCACTGCTTCTTCTCCTggacgtcgccgaggtaAGCGTACGCCTTGGAGAGCTTCATGCCcgagatggcggcggcaacCTCGCGCGTGTTCTTGAAGTGCGTGCGAACATACTCGCCCCGAGCCTTGGCGACTGCCATCAGCACTAGTCCCAACTAGTCAACTAGTCCCCCAACCCGCAACTCTGCGCCGTCCAAATCTCCCCAACCACCTCAACCACCAAACTCCAATCTGGGCCTCACGCGCGATACGCACACTTCTCGGGGTTCGagttgacgaggtgggcGGAGGCGTAGCGAACCTATACGTCAGCTTCAAGTGCTTGTCGATGTCACCCCGTTGCCCGTGCTCACCATCTCGATTGTTTTTTTGctggacaaggaggagaccAGAGTtggacgtcgacctcgaaTCCATCGACTGCCCCCTCCCACATTCAAACTAACAGGGGGGGTTAAACAACGGTACCTGGGCTGACAGTTTGGTCAATCCGGCGTTAGCGGCGTTTCTTTCAATCAGTCAACTGGTGAGATGTGGCACTGGCCCCACCGCTTGCGCACTGTTCTAAGATGAATGCATGCCAAGTCGCCTTGTTCCCATGGTCCTCATATGAGTCTAGCTACTCCACAATCGCGACATCTATTTCTGCAAACTTCCACACCCTCACCAGTcccgagtcgtcgtcgttgccCCATCCAAGGCTCTTTGCGAACACGTACTGTTGCTGCAcgagcgccgccagcggGCAGCGCTCCCGCAGCACTcccgcctcggccacgACAATCCCCATGTCCTTGACAAAGATGGTCacggccgacgtcggcggctgGATCAGACCATTCAGCATGCTGACCCCGCGGTGTCCCAGCACCCAGCACCATCCCGGCCCAGTCATGAGCAGGTGGTGTgcgtcgcggccgcgcaTGCCGAGTTTGGCTACAAGTGCCTGAATCTCGGCAACGCATGATATATGTGTACCGGCAAGATGCTGGTTCGAGAGCTTGACTGCCGAGCCCCTCCCCACGCCGCCGGGAACGCGCACAAGGTAGTGCTCGTTGCCCTgcgatgaggagaggaggcggagcaCGCGGTacgccttgcccttggacAGCGACTCGTCGAGCCCGCCGCAGAAGACCATCAGGTCGCCTGTGGCAGCGCGTGGCGTCGCACCGGATACAGGGCAGTCGACAAGGGATACGTCGGACCGTATCCTGGCGATGCGCTCAGACAACCTCCGGATCTCGGAGGATGGCACGGTCGCCATGACCAGGACTGTGGCGTCCTGTGCAAGAGCTGTGGTCAGTATTGCGTTGGATGAGAGGAGCAGCTAGTAAAGCTTCTGGTACCACCCACCAGTCAGAGCGCCCTGTGCGAAGAGAATGTCCTCGACTTGTGcggcgttgacgacgatgaggaggaagacgtcGCTCCCCTCGGCGCAGTCGAGGACGGTCTCTGCCACCTTTCCTCCAGCCTTGCCATATGCCTCTCTCGCGCCGTCCCAGACGTCGTAGCCGATGACGTTAAGGCCCGCATTGTGGAggactggcgtcagctgaGGTGGCGTGGAATAAGCTGCGTACCAAGAGACATCGGCCTGCCCAtcgcgccgaggcccaCAAAGCCGACCTTGCTCGGCTCCACCGACGTAatgtcctcgagcttgatgTTGCTCTCGACTGCCGGCCGCACATTGCCCATGGGCGTGACGGCCTCCTGTTTGGCCAGCCCCATGAGCGGCGCGTAGAACAC contains the following coding sequences:
- the RPL17B gene encoding uncharacterized protein (Belongs to the universal ribosomal protein uL22 family) — encoded protein: MVRYASAHLVNSNPEKFAKARGEYVRTHFKNTREVAAAISGMKLSKAYAYLGDVQEKKQCIPFRRFDGSMGRTGQAKAFKTTKGRWPVKSVGFVLRLLKNAESNADAKDLASDELFIKNIVVQQAPKTRRRTYRAHGRINPFQGHPCHIEIILSTPESEVARSKDLDHVKTGKTVAAIEA
- a CDS encoding uncharacterized protein (NAD-binding of NADP-dependent 3-hydroxyisobutyrate dehydrogenase), which produces MTHVKDILTALNLSRLADTEHVASFHGSVHHFDVPYVVLVGTPSVEVIAHIAAANPQTGIGLIVPLKAGREEEHRAAVSGVFSETAHKIIDASEVVYLGPKVSSAAAFKVIEEAMWGTNTMIARETYILAAKNGVDLNLLYGALANGAAGSQAFRDLWPHLLVGNTFKADAQLATAHEALEAGLELAGNEVFYAPLMGLAKQEAVTPMGNVRPAVESNIKLEDITSVEPSKVGFVGLGAMGRPMSLVLHNAGLNVIGYDVWDGAREAYGKAGGKVAETVLDCAEGSDVFLLIVVNAAQVEDILFAQGALTALAQDATVLVMATVPSSEIRRLSERIARIRSDVSLVDCPVSGATPRAATGDLMVFCGGLDESLSKGKAYRVLRLLSSSQGNEHYLVRVPGGVGRGSAVKLSNQHLAGTHISCVAEIQALVAKLGMRGRDAHHLLMTGPGWCWVLGHRGVSMLNGLIQPPTSAVTIFVKDMGIVVAEAGVLRERCPLAALVQQQYVFAKSLGWGNDDDSGLVRVWKFAEIDVAIVE